Sequence from the candidate division KSB1 bacterium genome:
CAACAACCTTGCCGATGACATTACCGTCGCTTACGCCTTTGGAATGGACGGAGCGGATCAGGTCATCAGCCTTTACCTTCGCTTCGATTCCGAGCGGAGCTTTATAGGGCATTACCATTATCGGCTTATGGCCGCTTTCGGCAACCTTCGGTGAAACCTCGCCGTTGACGGCATAGGACGTGACCGAGTAATAATATTTCTTGTAATTATAAAGCGCTTCGCCCGTCAATTTATCTTTATCGAGCACAATATGACGGGTGATACCGCTGTTCGAACCAAAGGCAACCGGTTTGTTCAAAACCATGCCGGTAGCGGCATCGTAGGTGTTATCGAAAATAATGCCGAAATCGCTAACAACGTCAAAAGTGGCAATCAGCTTCCAAGGACCGGAAACGGACTCGCCTTGATAAATGTTGTAGCCTTCGAACTTGTAACCGCTTTTTTCATAGCTTTCGATTTTTTGGTAGGTGCCGGCCTCATCCTGCCAGGAGAGGATTATTTTACCATCTTCCTGAGCGGCTGCAACAACAGGTGCCGGCGGCTGCGGCAAATCAAAATCGTTATCGAAGGCATTCTGCGCATAAGAGTCAAAGAAGCGCAGCGCATTGACGGCGGCCAAATTGTCGGTTCCAGGAGCGATAATCTTGGAGCCGACAATCACCTGCTTGTCGCCGGGTTTCAGCGTGAACGGGCCCGAGGACATCAGGAAACGTCGGTCGGCCGGATTGGAGTCCAAGTGACCGCTTTTAGTGACCGGATCGCCGGCGAACACGAACTTGGTCGGATTGCCGGTGTGATCCAAATAGGGCGAGCCGTCGCCGGTGAGGCCTTTCATGAAAAAGTACATCTGATTGGCGTCTTCCGGGTCTCCGAAGGGATCGGGTGCGCCGTTCCAATAATAGACAAACGAGGTCATCGGCATATAGGCGTCGCCGACTTTGGGGCCTTGGAAAAAGTCCATGCCGATGGCCGGCGGCGTGGTGCCGTAGGTCGCGTCGACCGGCTTGCCGTTGTAGCAGAAGCCCAGGCTCAGCGTCGTGTCACAGCCGACGAGGTCGTCGCTGGCATCGCCAAGGTCCGGGTCATCCCACAAGGCGACATAGCAGGAATCAAGCGTCAAGCCGCCCTTGTTCTCCACCTCGAACTTCATGAACATGATGTTGCCCAGCGGATCGGCCTTATTGAAGCCGAACACCGTGCATTTCACTTCCAATCCCATCGGCTGGGTCGAAAAGACGTTGGCATGCTGTGCGGCGTTGCCGTCGTTCATAACCCAGAAGATGGTCTGGTCACCGAAAAGTTTCGGTTTGCCGTCTGCGGTCACAGGTGCGCCCTGAGCGACCGGCCAGGAATCCCAGTCGCCGGTGCCGTCGCTGTTAATGATGTAAATCCGGTTCGCCTTATCATTGGGATCGGAGCCCCAAGGACCCGGCACGAACTCGGAAGAATATTCGGCAGCCGCCGTACGGATGACTCCGTCGGCGTCCTTGCCGGCGAACCAGATACCGGAAGCAAAATCTATGGTCTTTTTGCTGCCCTTGGGCCATTCCATACCCGAGTTGCCGGTCTTGCGGTGCGAAACAATCAGACCGTCATTGGCCAGCCAGTTGGCGATGGTGTTGGCGTTGAATTGGGCGTGCATGAATTCCGAGGGCTTGGCCAACTCGGCTCGACGATTGGCCTCGGAATAGACCAGCTGGACGCCCGTAAAGAGCACCAGCAGCGCCAATGCGGCCGGCAGAAGGTATCTCAAGTTGTGTTTCTTCATCATTTGAATCTCCTTTAACTGTTATCGGCAAAAGCAAAACAGTTTGACTATCCGTTTAAAGCCGTTTGCAGAAACATCTCAGACGGCCTTTGCCGGGTTACGGATTCAACTCGAAGCGGAGGCCGAGACGAATCTGGCGCGGCTGCTCCCAGTTGAACGGATGATTGATGCGCGCGCGATAGAGCGCTTCGGCTCGGGCGCCGCCGTTGGTCCGCACCCAGTTCTGTCCGTCGGGCGTCGAGAGCCATCCGTTGTCATCCGGTCGACCGGTAGCTTCATAGATACCGACGGTGAATTCGTTGCCGTTGTTTTTGCGGGTGAAGGGCTGTTTGGTGCCCAGCACATTGATCACCCACAAATAGGCGTTCAAACGCTGATTACCGAACTTGAAATCCTTATCCAACCGCAAATCGACATTATATGTCCACTGGGTATATGCCGAGTTGGTTCCGGCGATCGGGAAGGCCGTGGCAAAGCGCGCCGAATAGACCGTATCGCCGATGCGCTTGGGCGTGTAGGGGAAGCCGCTGCCGACCGTCGCCAGTACGTTGGCACCCCAGGTGTCTGCGCGGTAATCCAAATTGACCGAAGCGGTATGGCGCTGATCGTAATCCAACGGCGCTACAAACACCGGATAGTACTCGTTGCCGATCCAGGTGATGTAAAAGTTGGAATCCGAAGTGGAACCGGTGCCGGTAGCCCACTGCAGCGTATAGTTGACGTTAGCCGACAGTCTTTTGGTGCGGCGCAGCCGATAGGTGAACGAAAAACCTTTAACTGTACCATAGTCGCCGTTCTGGTATTGCGGATAGGTGACCGGCTTGGCATTGACTCGGTTCTTCAGCACCACCAAATCGCGGATTTCTTTGTAATAAGCCGTAATGCTGAGAGAAGAGTTCAGACCCAATTGTTGCCCGAAACCGACTTCGTAAGCAGTCGTCGATACCGGACGGAGGTCGGGGTTACCCACCGTGACTTGGTTACCCTGCGACAACTGGGCCGCCATGTAGTTCCAACCGGTGTAGAGGTGACGCAGTTCAGGCTGCTGGGTGAACTTGCCGAATTGAGCATGGAACACCGTCTTGTCGGTTACCGGGAAAGAGATACCCAAGCGCGGGCTAATGGACCAATGCGCTTCGGTCTTTTCCAGATAATCTTTATCCATCAAACCACCTTTGAGTTTGATGTCGTAGGGGTCCATGGGGCGATAATCGTTGGCGTTCATATAGTCCCAACGCAAACCCAAGTTGAGAACCAGGTCGGCTAACTCGATCTTGTCTTGCACGTAAAAAGAGGCAAGAACCGGATGCTTGGCACCGTCCAGTCCCTCATCTTTAAAAGCTTTGGGATCCGCTACGTTGTCGGCGAAATATTGCGGATAACCAAAGCTTTCCGTATAAGCCGCACGATAAGCCAGCAGCGGATCAATTGACGGATCGTTGGTGAAAATTCCGGCCAACCGCCAAGCGCTGACGGCAAAGCGGCGCAGAGTGTTGTAGCGATACTCGAAACCGGCCTTCAGCTCATGATTGGCCTGCTGACGGGTCGCATCCAGCTTGAGACCGATGACGTTGCTATAGTTGACGCTGTAGGCGCCCTGCGGCCGAATAGGAGCAAAAGCGCCCATACCGAGACGCGGTCGCGAATAATCGATGACGCTCGGAGCCGGCAGTTCAGGCATAAACAGACCATTCTGGTTAAAGTCGAGCTTGTCGCCGTAATCCGCCAGGTTGCGCCAGAAGACCGGGTCGCCGGATTCCTGCATGAATTCAGAGTAATAGGCCGTTCCTTCATAGAAGGTGTTGGCATCGATCGTGTGGCTGATTTTGCCGTAGACGGAATAGTTATAGTCTTCGCTGCGCAGATTGCGTGCGCTGTTGACGAGAGAGAAATATTGCGAATAGCTGCTGTAATCATCGAACGTACCGTTGCCGCCGATCTTGATACGTACCGGATTCAGATCGAACAGCACGTTGCCGTTGAAATTCCAGCGATCCAAAAAGTTGTTGGGCAGAGGAC
This genomic interval carries:
- a CDS encoding T9SS type A sorting domain-containing protein; this encodes MMKKHNLRYLLPAALALLVLFTGVQLVYSEANRRAELAKPSEFMHAQFNANTIANWLANDGLIVSHRKTGNSGMEWPKGSKKTIDFASGIWFAGKDADGVIRTAAAEYSSEFVPGPWGSDPNDKANRIYIINSDGTGDWDSWPVAQGAPVTADGKPKLFGDQTIFWVMNDGNAAQHANVFSTQPMGLEVKCTVFGFNKADPLGNIMFMKFEVENKGGLTLDSCYVALWDDPDLGDASDDLVGCDTTLSLGFCYNGKPVDATYGTTPPAIGMDFFQGPKVGDAYMPMTSFVYYWNGAPDPFGDPEDANQMYFFMKGLTGDGSPYLDHTGNPTKFVFAGDPVTKSGHLDSNPADRRFLMSSGPFTLKPGDKQVIVGSKIIAPGTDNLAAVNALRFFDSYAQNAFDNDFDLPQPPAPVVAAAQEDGKIILSWQDEAGTYQKIESYEKSGYKFEGYNIYQGESVSGPWKLIATFDVVSDFGIIFDNTYDAATGMVLNKPVAFGSNSGITRHIVLDKDKLTGEALYNYKKYYYSVTSYAVNGEVSPKVAESGHKPIMVMPYKAPLGIEAKVKADDLIRSVHSKGVSDGNVIGKVVDALKLTGHTYQVTFKETEEGYVWSLKDKNTGKMLVEDNPNQTGDEDYPIIDGMKVYVTGPPPGMKDWQIPEGSTRRFTWAGADGFHFEGFNGAIGWAQPSTFFGSGYNYPASKLKNVMLVLAKVDKNGNFDPNDPNVSYGYRYMRRAAAPPAKPEFAPFILNPSGGYAYQEFAKNVPLAAFDIENPDKPRRLAVMFMENNVEGGLVDGKWFPGPHTNYDNTASTGPREWLFILDVDYSETPNPDYFGDLTQLELPIMWWLAVNRRGEAEFSPGGTGQDKFVILANHINSENDVFELTPPAPVRGPEVAKLQLDRINAVPNPYWAWSPNETQPTQRIIRFTNMPANGATIRIFDLAGNLVRVITDADRQKQGSLGTAYAEWDVRNAADVPVASGMYIVHIEIKDVGEKILKLAVINRDERLLYY
- a CDS encoding outer membrane beta-barrel protein, whose protein sequence is AGGFNAEYGFANSGIVIASSRSGGTRLNISGEVITDEFLSKETKTLGTYSYGYNVYNLTLGGPVFTDKVKFFVSGEKTYRYDRSPSSGGHPVLDGDFTQEEILYTTQKMDSLGIPLSERILPVKLQDGPLPNNFLDRWNFNGNVLFDLNPVRIKIGGNGTFDDYSSYSQYFSLVNSARNLRSEDYNYSVYGKISHTIDANTFYEGTAYYSEFMQESGDPVFWRNLADYGDKLDFNQNGLFMPELPAPSVIDYSRPRLGMGAFAPIRPQGAYSVNYSNVIGLKLDATRQQANHELKAGFEYRYNTLRRFAVSAWRLAGIFTNDPSIDPLLAYRAAYTESFGYPQYFADNVADPKAFKDEGLDGAKHPVLASFYVQDKIELADLVLNLGLRWDYMNANDYRPMDPYDIKLKGGLMDKDYLEKTEAHWSISPRLGISFPVTDKTVFHAQFGKFTQQPELRHLYTGWNYMAAQLSQGNQVTVGNPDLRPVSTTAYEVGFGQQLGLNSSLSITAYYKEIRDLVVLKNRVNAKPVTYPQYQNGDYGTVKGFSFTYRLRRTKRLSANVNYTLQWATGTGSTSDSNFYITWIGNEYYPVFVAPLDYDQRHTASVNLDYRADTWGANVLATVGSGFPYTPKRIGDTVYSARFATAFPIAGTNSAYTQWTYNVDLRLDKDFKFGNQRLNAYLWVINVLGTKQPFTRKNNGNEFTVGIYEATGRPDDNGWLSTPDGQNWVRTNGGARAEALYRARINHPFNWEQPRQIRLGLRFELNP